In a genomic window of Lacrimispora sp. BS-2:
- a CDS encoding branched-chain amino acid transporter permease has translation MTLGQQIITIAIVVLGTVITRFLPFLLFPSDKPAPEFIQYLGKVLPPAVLGMLVIYCLKDINILSGDNGIPELIAIAIVTGLHFWKRKMLLSIAGGTIVYMLMVQLVF, from the coding sequence ATGACACTGGGTCAACAGATTATTACCATCGCTATTGTGGTATTGGGAACAGTTATCACGAGATTTTTACCATTTCTTCTTTTTCCATCGGATAAGCCGGCACCAGAATTTATTCAGTATCTTGGAAAGGTACTTCCACCGGCAGTTCTCGGGATGCTGGTCATCTATTGCTTAAAGGATATAAATATCCTTTCCGGAGATAACGGGATCCCTGAACTGATCGCCATAGCAATCGTAACAGGACTTCACTTTTGGAAAAGGAAAATGCTGCTTTCCATTGCCGGAGGAACCATTGTCTATATGCTGATGGTACAGCTTGTATTTTAA
- the abc-f gene encoding ribosomal protection-like ABC-F family protein, with translation MILSCNNISKAFGSNQVIKHASFHIEDHEKAAIVGINGAGKSTLLKIIIGELPTDEGDVIVSKGKSIGYLAQHQDLSGDRTVYEEVLETKRPVMEMEARIRQLEVDMKHATGEELEAMLTAYSRLNHEFELLNGYAYQSEVTGVLKGLGFTEEEFHKPVMALSGGQKTRVSLGRLLLTRPDIILLDEPTNHLDMESIAWLEGYLINYDGSVIIVAHDRYFLDRVVTKIMELDNGLMTVYQGNYTDYSGKRAMIRDAQMKAYLNQQQEIRHQEEVIAKLKSFNREKSIKRAESREKMLDKIEVLERPSEINDEMKIRLEPNIISGNDVLTVRGLGKAFPQNQLFDNVSFEIKRGERVAIIGGNGTGKTTILKILNGILEPDEGEISLGSKVHIGYYDQEHQVLNMEKTLFDELQDTYPSMNNTQIRNILAAFLFTGDDVFKRVKDLSGGERGRVSLAKLMLSEANFLILDEPTNHLDITSKEILEDALVGYTGTILYVSHDRYFINKTATRILDLTNQTLVNYIGNYDYYLEKKEIMTSLYAAPLSAKAVPQEEVSETKLDWKAQKEEQARLRKRQNDLKKTEDEIHQLETRDGEIDELLGKEEIFTDVSKLMELNNEKETIRQRLEELYELWEELAE, from the coding sequence ATGATTCTGTCATGCAATAACATAAGCAAAGCATTTGGAAGCAACCAGGTGATCAAACATGCTTCCTTTCACATAGAAGACCATGAAAAAGCCGCCATTGTGGGGATCAACGGAGCCGGGAAATCCACTCTTTTAAAGATCATCATCGGAGAGCTTCCTACCGACGAAGGAGATGTGATCGTTTCCAAGGGTAAATCCATCGGCTACCTGGCACAGCACCAGGATTTATCCGGAGACCGTACCGTTTATGAGGAAGTCCTGGAAACCAAGCGTCCTGTCATGGAAATGGAAGCAAGGATCCGACAGCTGGAAGTGGATATGAAGCACGCCACAGGAGAAGAACTGGAAGCCATGCTCACCGCCTACAGCCGCCTCAACCACGAATTTGAGCTGTTAAATGGCTACGCCTATCAAAGTGAAGTAACAGGAGTACTAAAAGGACTTGGTTTTACGGAAGAGGAGTTTCATAAGCCTGTCATGGCATTATCCGGCGGCCAGAAAACCAGGGTATCCTTAGGCCGGCTCCTTCTCACCAGGCCGGACATCATTCTCCTTGACGAGCCTACCAACCACCTGGATATGGAATCCATTGCATGGCTGGAAGGATATCTGATCAATTACGACGGCAGCGTTATCATCGTTGCCCATGACCGCTATTTTCTTGACCGTGTGGTCACAAAGATCATGGAACTGGATAACGGCCTTATGACCGTATATCAGGGAAATTACACCGATTACAGCGGAAAGCGGGCCATGATCCGGGATGCCCAGATGAAAGCGTATTTAAACCAGCAGCAGGAAATCAGACATCAGGAAGAAGTCATTGCCAAATTAAAGTCTTTTAACCGGGAAAAATCCATTAAACGGGCGGAAAGCCGGGAAAAGATGCTGGATAAAATCGAAGTTCTGGAAAGACCATCAGAAATAAACGACGAGATGAAGATCCGTCTGGAACCCAATATCATCAGCGGAAACGACGTTCTCACCGTTCGCGGCCTAGGAAAAGCCTTCCCTCAGAACCAGCTTTTTGATAACGTCAGCTTTGAAATCAAACGAGGGGAACGGGTAGCAATCATCGGCGGCAACGGAACCGGAAAAACTACCATTCTTAAAATATTAAACGGTATTTTAGAACCGGATGAAGGGGAGATTTCCTTAGGCTCCAAGGTACATATCGGCTATTATGACCAGGAACATCAGGTGCTGAATATGGAAAAGACCTTATTCGATGAACTGCAGGATACTTACCCTTCCATGAACAATACCCAGATCCGGAACATCCTGGCTGCTTTTCTGTTTACCGGAGACGATGTGTTCAAGCGGGTAAAAGACTTAAGCGGCGGCGAACGGGGCCGGGTATCCCTGGCAAAGCTGATGCTTTCCGAAGCCAACTTTCTCATTCTGGACGAGCCTACCAACCATTTGGATATTACCTCAAAAGAAATTTTAGAGGATGCCCTGGTAGGTTATACGGGAACCATTCTGTACGTGTCTCACGACCGTTATTTCATCAATAAAACCGCTACCAGGATCCTGGATTTAACCAATCAGACCCTGGTCAATTACATCGGCAATTATGACTACTATCTGGAAAAGAAAGAAATCATGACCAGCCTCTATGCTGCCCCTCTTTCTGCAAAGGCTGTTCCCCAGGAAGAGGTCTCCGAGACCAAGCTGGACTGGAAGGCGCAAAAGGAAGAACAGGCCCGCCTTCGCAAACGCCAGAATGATTTAAAGAAAACCGAGGATGAGATCCATCAATTAGAAACCAGAGACGGAGAAATTGACGAGCTGCTTGGTAAGGAAGAAATTTTTACCGATGTATCAAAGCTGATGGAGCTTAATAACGAGAAGGAAACCATCCGGCAGCGGCTGGAAGAGCTGTATGAGCTGTGGGAAGAACTGGCAGAATAA
- a CDS encoding AzlC family ABC transporter permease, with protein sequence MNAKEKVIGKAFKTAFPMTIPIMAGFLFLGLAYGIYMNVSGFNFIYPMIMSLTIYAGSVEFLTVGWLLGGFSPFKALALTLMINARHLFYGLSMLDNYNLPGLKKIYLIFGLCDESFSINCTADIPADVDRGWFMIFVTLLNHIYWVVGATIGGLFGSLIHFDTTGLNFVMTALFVVIFLEQWMKEKTHYSSLLGLGLSLLCLLLIRGTNFIIPSMCTIFGALTLLRRPLEKAGGFQ encoded by the coding sequence ATGAATGCAAAAGAAAAAGTCATAGGAAAGGCTTTTAAAACAGCTTTTCCCATGACAATACCGATTATGGCAGGTTTTTTGTTTTTAGGACTTGCTTATGGAATTTATATGAATGTTTCGGGGTTTAATTTTATATACCCGATGATCATGAGCCTGACCATTTACGCCGGCTCCGTAGAATTTTTGACAGTGGGATGGCTCCTGGGTGGTTTTTCACCTTTTAAGGCACTTGCGCTTACACTGATGATAAATGCCAGACATCTGTTTTACGGATTGTCCATGCTGGATAATTACAACTTGCCGGGGCTGAAAAAGATATATCTGATTTTTGGATTGTGTGACGAATCCTTTTCCATTAACTGCACGGCGGACATTCCTGCGGATGTAGACAGAGGCTGGTTTATGATCTTTGTTACGCTGTTAAATCATATATATTGGGTCGTAGGTGCAACAATCGGCGGCTTGTTCGGCTCATTGATTCATTTCGATACCACAGGACTTAATTTTGTGATGACCGCACTGTTTGTGGTGATTTTTCTTGAACAATGGATGAAGGAAAAAACTCATTACAGTTCACTTTTAGGATTAGGTTTATCACTTCTTTGCCTGCTCTTAATTAGAGGCACAAATTTTATCATTCCGTCAATGTGTACTATATTTGGCGCTCTTACTTTACTGAGAAGGCCTTTGGAGAAAGCAGGTGGATTTCAATGA